The genomic region tataaatatgtttgtggtcctgaaaaggaccgatttgtacaaaatgtattgaCGCTATTTGCTAGTCGAAGCAATCTCAACTTAAGCACGCTCGCCACGGATACGACGGGCCAGCTGGATGTCCTTGGGCATGATTGTGACTCGCTTGGCGTGGATGGCACACAAGTTGGTATCTTCAAAGAGACCAACCAGGTAGGCTTCGCTAGCTTCCTGCAGAGCCATCACGGCCGAGCTCTGGAAGCGCAGGTCAGTCTTGAAGTCCTGAGCGATTTCACGCACCAAGCGCTGGAAAGGCAGCTTGCGGATCAGCAGCTCGGTACTCTTCTGGTAGCGACGGATCTCACGCAGAGCCACAGTTCCGGGGCGATAGCGATGGGGCTTCTTCACACCACCGGTGGCTGGGGCACTCTTGCGAGCGGCCTTGGTTGCCAGTTGTTTGCGTGGCGCCTTGCCACCAGTCGATTTGCGAGCGGTCTGCTTGGTACGGGCCATTTTAgattcttcttattttcactGTCTGTTCACTGTTTGCTTCACGAGTCTGAAAATACAATAAACGAGCTGCGCATTGCCTACCCTCTTATATAGCAAAACGTGGAGGGTGGAAAAGAGAGAGCTAGTCGAAGCACATGCCATTTCGTTTGTCGAGCACAGAGCGAGAAGGCCATAGCGTTCGGGCTCGCTCGTGCAGAGCAGAGTTTAGGTATAAATAGGAGCGGCCGACGCGGCTTCGACATTAGTTCAGTGGTGACTTTcgaagtgtaaaaataaaatagtgaaaaatgaCTGGTCGCGGTAAAGGAGGCAAAGGCTTGGGAAAAGGTGGCGCCAAGCGTCATCGCAAAGTGCTGCGTGATAACATCCAGGGTATCACAAAGCCAGCCATCCGTCGTCTGGCTCGGCGTGGCGGCGTGAAGCGCATTTCGGGACTCATTTACGAGGAAACCCGTGGTGTTCTGAAGGTGTTTTTGGAGAACGTGATCCGTGATGCCGTCACCTACACTGAACACGCCAAGAGGAAGACCGTCACAGCCATGGACGTCGTCTACGCCCTGAAGAGACAAGGCCGCACCCTGTACGGTTTCGGCGGTTAAAAAATCAGTACAGTCTGTACTTCTCAACaatcggtccttttcaggaccaccacttaatttcataaaagagaaaaat from Drosophila kikkawai strain 14028-0561.14 unplaced genomic scaffold, DkikHiC1v2 scaffold_191, whole genome shotgun sequence harbors:
- the LOC138929442 gene encoding histone H4; protein product: MTGRGKGGKGLGKGGAKRHRKVLRDNIQGITKPAIRRLARRGGVKRISGLIYEETRGVLKVFLENVIRDAVTYTEHAKRKTVTAMDVVYALKRQGRTLYGFGG
- the LOC138929429 gene encoding histone H3, translated to MARTKQTARKSTGGKAPRKQLATKAARKSAPATGGVKKPHRYRPGTVALREIRRYQKSTELLIRKLPFQRLVREIAQDFKTDLRFQSSAVMALQEASEAYLVGLFEDTNLCAIHAKRVTIMPKDIQLARRIRGERA